Proteins co-encoded in one Pseudomonas fluorescens genomic window:
- a CDS encoding LysR family transcriptional regulator, translated as MTIKQMRAFLAVAQSLSFAVACERLHLSQSALSLTIKALEEGLGGRLFSRNTRNVALTPEGESLLPLARRLIADWDNAEDEMRQRFSLQRGRVTLAAMPSFAGNLLPPILKTFRARYPNVNVTVNDVINEQVLEMVRDRQVELGVAFEPMQNTSLTFTPLYKDRFVAVVPQDSPLAQRTDIDWQTLLQEPFITLQRPSTVRVMLEEHLQARGMKLPVEFESHQLATVGRMVASGLGVSAVPALCAGQMRELGAHCLTLHEPVVERAIGVLTDPGNELSAAAQALFDILRVEH; from the coding sequence ATGACCATCAAGCAGATGCGCGCCTTTCTCGCCGTGGCCCAGAGCCTGAGCTTTGCCGTGGCCTGCGAGCGCCTGCACCTGTCGCAGTCGGCGCTGAGCCTGACCATCAAGGCGCTGGAAGAAGGGTTGGGCGGGCGCCTGTTCAGCCGAAATACGCGCAACGTGGCGCTGACCCCGGAAGGGGAATCGCTGCTGCCGCTGGCCCGGCGCCTGATCGCCGACTGGGACAACGCCGAAGACGAAATGCGCCAGCGCTTCAGCCTGCAACGGGGGCGGGTGACGCTGGCGGCGATGCCGTCGTTTGCCGGCAATCTGCTGCCGCCGATCCTCAAAACCTTCCGCGCGCGCTATCCGAACGTCAACGTCACGGTCAACGACGTGATCAACGAGCAAGTGCTGGAAATGGTCCGCGATCGTCAGGTCGAACTCGGCGTGGCGTTCGAGCCGATGCAAAACACTTCGCTGACCTTCACACCTCTATACAAGGATCGCTTTGTCGCGGTGGTGCCGCAGGATTCACCGCTCGCCCAGCGCACTGACATCGACTGGCAGACCTTGCTGCAGGAACCGTTCATCACCCTGCAACGACCGTCCACGGTACGGGTGATGCTGGAGGAACATTTGCAAGCCCGGGGCATGAAACTGCCGGTGGAGTTTGAAAGCCATCAACTGGCAACGGTCGGGCGGATGGTGGCTAGCGGGTTGGGCGTCAGTGCGGTGCCAGCCTTGTGTGCCGGGCAGATGCGCGAACTGGGCGCGCATTGCCTGACCTTGCACGAGCCGGTGGTGGAGCGGGCGATTGGCGTGCTGACGGATCCGGGGAATGAATTGTCGGCGGCGGCGCAGGCGCTTTTTGACATTCTCAGGGTTGAACACTGA
- a CDS encoding CoA transferase subunit B, producing the protein MALTREQMAQRVAREMQDGYYVNLGIGIPTLVANYIPEGMEVMLQSENGLLGMGPFPTEETIDADMINAGKQTVTARIGASIFNSAESFAMIRGGHVDLTVLGAFEVDVQGNIASWMIPGKLVKGMGGAMDLVAGADNIIVIMTHASKDGESKLLSQCSLPLTGAGCIKRVLTDLAYLEIENGAFVLKERAPGVSVEEIVAKTAGKLIIPDHVPEMQFAAE; encoded by the coding sequence ATGGCACTTACCCGCGAACAAATGGCTCAACGCGTCGCCCGCGAAATGCAGGACGGCTACTACGTGAACCTCGGTATCGGCATTCCGACCCTGGTCGCCAACTACATCCCCGAAGGCATGGAAGTCATGCTGCAATCGGAAAACGGCCTGCTCGGCATGGGGCCTTTCCCGACTGAAGAGACTATTGATGCCGACATGATCAACGCCGGCAAACAGACTGTGACTGCGCGCATCGGCGCTTCGATCTTCAACTCCGCCGAGTCCTTCGCGATGATCCGCGGCGGTCATGTCGACCTGACCGTGCTGGGCGCCTTCGAAGTGGACGTACAAGGCAACATCGCCTCGTGGATGATTCCCGGCAAACTGGTCAAGGGCATGGGCGGTGCGATGGACCTGGTGGCCGGCGCCGACAACATCATCGTCATCATGACCCACGCGTCCAAGGACGGTGAGTCCAAGTTGCTGAGCCAGTGCAGCCTGCCGCTGACCGGTGCCGGTTGCATCAAGCGCGTGCTGACTGACCTGGCGTACCTGGAAATCGAAAATGGCGCTTTTGTCCTCAAGGAACGCGCACCTGGCGTCAGCGTCGAGGAAATCGTCGCCAAAACCGCTGGTAAACTGATCATCCCGGATCACGTACCGGAAATGCAGTTCGCTGCCGAGTGA
- a CDS encoding NAD-dependent protein deacetylase produces the protein MLDRPFHEHLDYLQQAMADGDFMVLTGAGISTPSGIPDYRDINGVRRGRQPMMYQEFLSAPESRRRYWARAMLGWPRVRQAQPNAAHEALASLQNLGRIGGLITQNVDTLHDQAGSHDVIELHGSLHRVLCLDCGQRSERDSIQQLMETQNPYLAGVDAVQAPDGDTLLDPAFEARFQVPHCPHCEGERMKPDVVFFGENVAQPTAARAMAAAENAAGMLVVGSSLMAYSAFRLCRVIADRGKPLIAINLGKTRADELLDLKIEESCEQLLPLLAERLT, from the coding sequence ATGCTCGACCGCCCCTTCCACGAACACCTCGATTACCTGCAACAGGCCATGGCCGACGGCGATTTCATGGTGCTGACCGGCGCCGGTATCAGCACGCCGTCGGGCATCCCCGATTACCGCGACATCAACGGTGTGCGCCGGGGCCGGCAGCCGATGATGTATCAGGAATTTCTGTCGGCACCCGAGTCGCGCCGTCGCTACTGGGCCCGGGCGATGCTCGGTTGGCCACGCGTACGTCAGGCGCAACCGAATGCCGCGCACGAGGCGCTGGCCAGCCTGCAAAACCTTGGTCGGATCGGCGGATTGATCACCCAGAATGTCGATACCTTGCACGATCAGGCCGGCAGTCACGATGTCATCGAACTGCACGGCAGCCTGCATCGGGTGCTGTGCCTGGATTGCGGCCAGCGCAGCGAGCGGGATTCGATTCAGCAACTGATGGAAACGCAGAATCCATATCTGGCGGGTGTCGATGCTGTGCAGGCGCCGGACGGCGATACCCTGCTTGATCCGGCTTTCGAGGCACGTTTCCAGGTGCCGCATTGTCCGCATTGTGAAGGTGAGCGGATGAAGCCGGACGTGGTGTTTTTTGGTGAGAACGTCGCGCAACCGACGGCGGCGCGGGCCATGGCGGCGGCAGAGAACGCAGCCGGGATGCTGGTGGTGGGTTCGTCGTTGATGGCGTATTCGGCGTTTCGCCTGTGCCGGGTGATTGCGGATCGGGGCAAGCCGTTGATTGCGATCAATCTCGGCAAGACGCGGGCGGACGAGTTGCTGGATTTGAAGATTGAGGAGTCGTGCGAACAGCTGCTGCCGCTACTGGCAGAACGCCTGACTTAG
- a CDS encoding acetyl-CoA C-acetyltransferase, with protein MQDVVIVAATRTAIGSFQGSLATVSAVDLGAAVIRQLLEQTGLDGAQVDEVIMGQVLTAGAGQNPARQSAIKAGLPHAVPAMTLNKVCGSGLKALHLGAQAIRCGDADVIIAGGQENMSLANYVMPGARTGLRMGHAQIVDTMISDGLWDAFNDYHMGITAENLVEKYEISREQQDAFAAASQRKAAAAIEAGRFVDEITPILIPQRKGDPVAFKVDEQPRGDTTAESLAKLRPAFKKDGSVTAGNASSLNDGAAAVILMSAEKAKALGLPVLAKIAAYANAGVDPAIMGIGPVSATRRCLDKAGWSIGQLDLIEANEAFAAQSLAVAKDLQWDLDKVNVNGGAIALGHPIGASGCRVLVTLLHEMIKRDAKKGLATLCIGGGQGVALALERA; from the coding sequence ATGCAAGACGTCGTCATTGTTGCCGCCACGCGTACCGCGATCGGCAGTTTCCAGGGTTCGCTGGCCACCGTCTCCGCCGTGGATCTGGGTGCGGCGGTCATCCGCCAGTTGCTTGAGCAGACCGGTCTGGACGGTGCTCAGGTCGATGAAGTGATCATGGGCCAGGTGCTGACCGCCGGCGCCGGCCAGAACCCGGCGCGCCAGTCGGCGATCAAGGCCGGCCTGCCCCACGCCGTGCCGGCCATGACCCTGAACAAGGTCTGCGGCTCGGGCCTCAAGGCCCTGCACCTCGGCGCCCAGGCGATCCGTTGCGGCGACGCGGACGTGATCATCGCCGGTGGCCAGGAAAACATGAGCCTGGCCAACTATGTAATGCCGGGCGCGCGCACCGGTCTGCGCATGGGTCACGCACAAATCGTCGACACCATGATCAGCGACGGCCTGTGGGATGCGTTCAACGATTACCACATGGGCATCACCGCCGAGAATCTGGTCGAGAAATACGAGATCAGCCGCGAGCAGCAAGACGCCTTCGCTGCAGCCTCGCAACGGAAAGCCGCCGCAGCCATCGAGGCCGGCCGATTTGTCGATGAAATCACCCCGATCCTGATCCCGCAGCGCAAGGGCGATCCGGTGGCGTTCAAGGTCGACGAGCAGCCACGGGGCGACACCACCGCCGAATCCCTGGCCAAACTGCGCCCGGCCTTCAAAAAGGACGGCAGCGTCACCGCCGGCAACGCTTCGTCGCTGAACGACGGCGCGGCGGCCGTCATTCTGATGAGCGCCGAAAAAGCCAAGGCCCTGGGCCTGCCGGTCCTGGCGAAAATCGCCGCCTACGCCAACGCCGGCGTCGACCCGGCGATCATGGGCATCGGCCCGGTGTCGGCCACTCGCCGCTGCCTGGACAAGGCGGGCTGGAGCATCGGCCAACTCGACCTGATCGAAGCCAACGAAGCCTTCGCCGCGCAATCGCTGGCGGTGGCCAAGGATCTGCAATGGGATCTGGACAAGGTCAACGTCAACGGCGGCGCCATCGCTCTCGGTCACCCGATCGGTGCATCGGGCTGCCGTGTGCTGGTGACCCTGCTGCATGAAATGATCAAGCGTGATGCGAAAAAGGGTCTGGCGACCCTGTGCATCGGCGGCGGTCAGGGCGTGGCCCTGGCGCTGGAACGCGCGTAA
- a CDS encoding CoA transferase subunit A: MAGFDKRVYSYEEAMAGLEDGMTVIAGGFGLCGIPENLIAEIKRKGTRDLTVVSNNCGVDGFGLGVLLTDRQIRKVVASYVGENKLFEEQLLKGDIEVVLTPQGTLAEKMRAGGAGIPAFFTATGVGTPVAEGKEVREFHGRKYLMEESITGDFAIVKGWKADHFGNVIYRHTAQNFNPLAATAGKITVVEVEEIVEPGELDPSQIHTPGIYVDRVICGTFEKRIEQRTIRK; this comes from the coding sequence ATGGCAGGTTTCGACAAGCGCGTGTACTCCTACGAGGAAGCCATGGCAGGTCTTGAAGACGGCATGACCGTAATCGCCGGCGGCTTCGGCCTGTGCGGCATCCCGGAAAACCTGATCGCCGAGATCAAGCGCAAGGGCACCCGCGACCTCACCGTCGTCTCCAACAACTGCGGCGTTGATGGCTTCGGCCTCGGCGTGCTGCTGACCGACCGCCAGATCCGCAAGGTGGTCGCCTCCTACGTCGGCGAAAACAAACTGTTCGAAGAGCAACTGCTCAAAGGCGACATCGAAGTCGTCCTTACCCCGCAAGGCACCCTCGCCGAAAAAATGCGCGCAGGCGGTGCCGGCATCCCGGCGTTCTTCACCGCCACCGGCGTCGGCACCCCGGTCGCCGAAGGCAAGGAAGTGCGTGAATTCCACGGTCGCAAGTACCTGATGGAAGAATCCATCACCGGCGACTTTGCCATCGTCAAAGGCTGGAAAGCCGACCACTTCGGCAACGTCATCTACCGTCACACCGCGCAGAACTTCAACCCGCTGGCCGCCACCGCCGGCAAGATCACCGTGGTCGAAGTCGAAGAAATCGTCGAACCCGGCGAGCTGGATCCGTCGCAGATCCACACCCCCGGCATCTACGTCGACCGGGTCATTTGCGGCACGTTCGAAAAACGCATCGAACAACGCACCATCCGCAAATAA
- a CDS encoding class I SAM-dependent methyltransferase has protein sequence MDEARLNEFMGKLVNDMGGAAMLANVIVGEELGLYKAMADSQPISPETLAEKTACNTRLVREWLSAHAASGYMEHLDGKFRLPEEQAMALAKEDSPVYVAGGLGVVASFFHDKDKLVKAMRGNGALPWGDHHPCMFTGTERFFRPGYKGHLIAEWLPALEGVVAKLEDGAKVADVGCGHGASTVIMAQAYPNSRFVGFDYHAPSVSVATQRAEEGGVSSRARFFQGTAKSFPGDDYDLICYFDCLHDMGDPVGAARHAYDCLKDDGTVLLVEPFANDTLDDNINPVGRLFYAASTFICTPNSLSQEVGLGLGAQAGEMRLRKVFSEAGFKQFRRATQTPFNLILEARK, from the coding sequence ATGGACGAGGCCAGACTCAACGAGTTCATGGGCAAACTGGTCAACGACATGGGCGGTGCGGCGATGCTGGCCAATGTCATCGTCGGCGAAGAACTTGGTTTGTACAAAGCCATGGCCGACAGCCAGCCGATATCCCCGGAAACCCTCGCCGAAAAAACCGCCTGCAACACTCGCCTGGTGCGCGAATGGCTTAGCGCCCACGCCGCCTCAGGCTACATGGAACACCTGGACGGCAAGTTCCGTCTGCCGGAGGAACAGGCCATGGCCTTGGCCAAGGAAGATTCGCCGGTCTACGTGGCCGGCGGGCTTGGCGTGGTGGCGTCGTTTTTCCACGACAAGGACAAGCTGGTCAAAGCCATGCGCGGCAATGGCGCCCTGCCCTGGGGCGATCACCATCCGTGCATGTTCACCGGCACAGAACGGTTCTTCCGTCCCGGCTACAAAGGGCACTTGATCGCCGAATGGCTGCCGGCACTGGAGGGCGTGGTGGCCAAACTCGAAGACGGCGCCAAGGTCGCCGATGTCGGCTGCGGTCATGGCGCCTCCACGGTGATCATGGCCCAGGCCTATCCCAACTCGCGTTTCGTCGGTTTCGACTACCATGCGCCCTCGGTGAGCGTCGCCACCCAGCGGGCCGAAGAAGGCGGAGTGAGCAGCCGGGCGCGGTTTTTCCAGGGAACGGCGAAGAGCTTTCCCGGCGATGACTACGACCTGATCTGCTATTTCGACTGCCTGCACGACATGGGCGACCCGGTCGGTGCCGCACGGCATGCTTACGATTGCCTGAAAGACGACGGCACCGTGCTGTTGGTCGAACCCTTTGCCAACGACACACTGGACGACAACATCAATCCGGTTGGGCGCTTGTTCTATGCAGCCTCGACGTTCATTTGCACGCCGAACTCGCTGTCTCAGGAAGTGGGCCTGGGGCTCGGTGCGCAAGCCGGCGAGATGCGCTTGCGCAAAGTGTTCAGTGAAGCCGGATTCAAGCAGTTCCGGCGGGCGACGCAGACGCCGTTCAACCTGATCCTGGAGGCTCGCAAGTAA